A single Denticeps clupeoides chromosome 7, fDenClu1.1, whole genome shotgun sequence DNA region contains:
- the ptger1c gene encoding prostaglandin E receptor 1c (subtype EP1), which produces MDVATMAFESNTSFPTAFRNLQNLNISALCAQSQNETPSAKFSPPAYGMSCFTMTIGAISNLTGLGILVKSHTRFRRRAKAPFILLAGTLLITNLIGQVIPGAFALYLHLERHQRQRVTVQVSEPPQTFCNLFGACMVFFGLSPLLLGSAMAVERCIGITRPLLHATVVTMAHVRYTIALLTSVALLLAALPLLDVGSYVPQFPGTWCFLPVHGQLSTASTSLALVFSGLGVAALSLAMLCNVRSGMVLLLGRLATQNERPESVRHHRPAASLSGVHLLDVEMMIQLAVVTTVLCVTWCPFLISILTSVVHFHSASSGPVHHYERQLLLGLRLASWNQILDPWVYILLRRAILRRVCHLMKPDFFSLTRSSSCADSCRQDSGLRLN; this is translated from the exons ATGG ATGTGGCCACTATGGCTTTTGAGAGCAACACCTCCTTCCCAACAGCCTTCAGAAACCTTCAAAACCTAAATATTTCTGCCCTGTGTGCTCAGTCTCAGAATGAGACCCCTTCTGCAAAATTTAGTCCACCAGCGTATGGAATGTCCTGTTTCACGATGACCATAGGAGCCATCTCCAACCTCACAGGCCTAGGAATTCTGGTCAAATCCCACACTCGATTTCGCCGCCGTGCCAAAGCTCCCTTCATACTTTTGGCTGGAACCCTGTTGATAACCAACCTGATTGGCCAGGTGATCCCAGGAGCATTTGCACTGTACCTGCATTTGGAACGTCATCAAAGGCAGAGGGTCACAGTGCAGGTTTCTGAGCCACCTCAGACCTTCTGCAACCTGTTTGGTGCCTGCATGGTGTTCTTTGGCCTGTCTCCACTGCTACTGGGAAGTGCCATGGCTGTCGAGCGTTGCATCGGAATCACTCGACCCCTCCTGCACGCAACTGTGGTAACCATGGCACATGTGCGCTACACCATAGCCCTGCTCACCTCTGTAGCGCTTCTTCTGGCAGCGCTCCCTCTGTTGGATGTAGGCAGCTACGTTCCCCAGTTTCCTGGCACCTGGTGCTTCCTGCCTGTGCATGGCCAGCTCTCTACAGCAAGCACCAGCCTTGCACTGGTCTTCTCGGGCCTCGGAGTCGCAGCGCTGTCACTCGCTATGCTTTGTAACGTCAGGAGCGgaatggtgctgctgctgggaagGCTGGCCACTCAGAACGAGAGGCCCGAAAGTGTCAGGCACCACCGTCCCGCCGCTTCTTTATCTGGAGTCCATTTACTGGATGTAGAGATGATGATACAGCTGGCAGTGGTAACTACGGTTTTGTGTGTCACCTGGTGCCCGTTCCTG ATATCCATCTTGACCTCAGTGGTGCACTTTCACAGTGCTTCGTCTGGTCCTGTGCATCATTATGAGAGGCAGCTGCTGTTAGGCCTGCGGTTGGCCTCCTGGAACCAGATCCTGGACCCATGGGTCTACATTTTATTGCGGCGTGCGATACTGCGCAGGGTTTGTCATCTAATGAAGCCTGACTTCTTCTCCCTCACACGAAGCAGCTCTTGTGCTGACTCCTGCAGACAGGACTCTGGCTTACGACTGAATTAA